The genomic DNA TTGTTGATGCACATCTCCTGGCTGTTGAAAAAGCTCAATCTATCGGGTTTGGCCGCTACATTATTTCGGGTACAACGCCCTTTACCAGGGATGATCTGGCTCAGCTCCATAATCATGCTCCGAAAGTGGTAAAACGGCTTTTCCCGGATTATGAGCAGCTTTTTGCGCAGCAAAACTGGACCATGTTTCCGCATATAGACCGTGTGTATGTGAACACCAAAGCCCGCATTGAGCTGGGCTGGCAACCCAAATATGATTTTGACTTTGTATTGAAATGCCTTGGCGAAGGCATCGATTTCAGGAGTCCCTTATCCCGCGAAATAGGCAGTAAGGGATATCATGATACTGTTTTTGAACAGGGCCCCTATCCGGTTGAATAGCGACAAAAGTGGGTTTACATGGTTTACACTTTTTATGGTTAACATTAATTTAATTTACTTATAATCAATGAATTAAATTCATTTCACTGTCAAATAGTGCGTTTTTATGTAAACCCACTTTTCATCTCTTGAAGGGTTCCTGAAATGACGGAGAGCTATTTCCGGTTTAAATTCCCTCCCGAGGGAGGGGTGCGATGGATTGCGCGGTGGCAGGGAGGGGTTTATTCGCAATGTAGGTAGCACAGACCCCCTCCCTACCCTCCCAAGGGAGGGAATCGCACGTATCCCCATGCTTTTTATTGGCCCCATGCCGGTTTAAGCATCCTTCGCTTGAACTTATGTGAGAGTTAGCGTCTACGCTTCAATAGGCCTTTTTCTTTTCGCTGTTTTGTCCTTCCCCTACCAGGAGCTTGTTTTTGTCTGGATAAATTCCCTTTGATAATTCAGCGGGCTTTTACCGGTTATCTGCTTAAAGTATTTATGAAAATTGGTAAAGTTGTTGAACCCGCTTTCATAGCAAAGTTGCTTTAAAGGCAGCCTGTTTTCGATAAGTAATTTACAGGCGTGCCCCACTCTTATCTCCAATAAAAACTTGGAGTAGGTTTTACGCGTGCGCGATTTAAAATACCGGCAAAAGGAATTTGGACTGATGCCGGCCAAATCGGCAAGCTCATCCATATGGATCTTGTTTTTGAAATTAGCCAGGGAGTATTCGTAAATCACATTGATACAATCATTGCCCGATTTATCCATGTTCGGACTAAACCCAATAGACGACAGGATATCGGCATGCTCATACCCGGCAATAATATTCAGCGCCTCCATCAGTAAAATGATCCGTTTTGATCCTTCGGCAGTAAGCAGGTTTTCCATAATCCCGGCAATGGCATTTTTTGCCCTGCCGGTAATTTGTATACCCCGGCGGGCCTTTTCCAATACCGTTTTGATCATTTTATTTTCTGGCAATTGTAAAAACCCATTCCCCCAAAAATTCTCACAAAAATGAGCTACCCTGATATCAACCGGGGCGGTTTCTTCCTTTGCAAAATAAACATCATCAAAGCGCCAGTAATGCGGCAGATATGCGCCTATCATCACAATATCCCCGGCATTGAATGGCCTGATATTATCACCTACAAACTGTGTCCCGCTTCCTTTTTTAAAATGGATCAGTTCAATTTCGGGGTGGTAATGCCACCTGTTGTTAATACATGGAATGAGGTCTTGTCGTACACTGAAAGACTGAGCAGGACCTGCAGATACTTTGAGTAATTGTGGCTTCATTCAATTTTATTTTAATTGGTTATCAAAACAAAAACTATTGCTCCCGGATAGAGATATCGGCAAAATCAACATCCTCATCTCTGATATATTCCGTGCTTTTTAAGCTCCGGTATACTCCCCATTTTGGCCGGCAAAATGATGTTCCCTTTCGCCACAGATCGATATCCTTATTGGTATAGTTCAATAATACTTTGCCATCGGCCACCCTTTTAATAGTGACTGTATAACTGCCATGGGTATCGTAATGCAGCGTTTCTGTCGCTTCAACCCAGGTTCCTTTAAAATCGCCCAGATTTACTTTGGTTAAAACGCCCTGCGAACTTGCCTTTTCCGACCCGGTATGGATAACCTCGAACTGATCGGGCTGACCATACCGGGGCGTAAAGGTGATGACAGGTGCGCCGGCATCGCCATCGCCGGCTTTGATCTGGTGAATGTGGGTAAATGTGGGCTGGGCTTTAAAACCACTGTCTATTTTAAATTTCCATTTGTATTCAACCGTTTCGCCCAGCTCTCCTTTCAAATTAGCAGCAGAGGGGCCATAAGTCTTGATCTCTACCCGCTCGCGGTCGAAGTTTTTACAGCGGTCATTATCTTCCTTAACATGGCTGTGAAAAACAAACACATACTCATTGAGCTGTTTATCAAAAGCCTCGGTAACATGTTTAACCGGATGGGCACAATCGGGCACTTCGCAGGCATCGCCACCCAATATGCGCGATATCTGCTTATAAGCATCGCTGCTGCCATCAGCTTTCAGCACAATCTGGGCTTTTAGTCTGCTGCTCATGATCAGCAGGCCGATAATTAAAAATACAGGGGTATTAAATTTCATTGTTAATCAAGCGCTCCGGTTTTCATTTTACCATTTTGATTGGCTGTTTGGGATGCTACCGCTCCCTTCACTTCCACCTTAATTACAGTGGCTATATTATCTGTAGCATTGGCTGGTACATTTATAGTTACTCCATCGTTGGATGCATCGGTTTTTAAGGTGGTTCCACCTGCCAGCATTTTGGCGTTAACTATTTCATTTTTTAAGCCGGGAACAACCAGTTTGCCATCTGCGGGCCAGTTAAATACTGATAAGTACAGTATGGTATTTTTGCCATTGGGTTTAAGTGTACAACGACCCCAGCTTAGCGCAGGCAGCGGACTTGCTTTGGTGGCGTATATGGCTTCGCCATTTACTTTCATCCACTCACCCATCTTTTTTAAAGAGGCTATGCTTTCCTGCGGAAATTCTCCTTCTGCATTTGGACCAACGTTTAACAGGTAGTTGCCTCCTTTTGATGCGATATCAACGAGGTTATGGATCAGTGTTTCGGGCGATTTCCATTTATGGTCATAGCTTTTATAGCCCCAGGTGCCGTTCATGGTCATACAGGTTTCCCAGTCTTTACCATCCAGCTCACTCAGGTTAGGGATTTTTTGCTCGGGAGTTTTATAATCTCCGGCAAAGTTGGGGCGCTTTAAGCGATCATTGGTGATGATATTGGGCTGCAGCTTTAACACATCGTTCAGTTTTTGAGCAAACTCATCGGTCATGTTGGTTGGCGTATCCCACCAGATTACGGCTACATCGCCATAATTGGTCAATAATTCTTTTACCTGCGGAACGGCTACCCTATCGATATACTCGGCCATGGTTGATGTGGTTTGGGCCGGATCCCAATGACCGGTGTGGTCTTTAGTATAAGCATCTATTTTGGCCGAATCGGGATTTGGCCAGCCCTCGGCGCTTACCTTGCGGGCAGCAGCTCCACCCGGATTATTCCAATCCTGCGCCTGCGAATAATAAAACCCGAGTTTGATACCATATTTTTTGCAGGCAGCAGCCAAAGGTTTTAAAACATCTTTACCATAAGGTGTGGCATCGGCAATGTTCCATTTACTGGCGTTTGATTTAAACATGGCAAAGCCATCGTGATGCTTGGCTGTAATCACAATATATTTCATACCCGCCTCTTTAGCCTGTTTTACCCAGGCATCGGCATCATATTTTACGGGATTGAATTTTTTGGCAAATTGCTGGTATTCGGCAACGGGTATCTTAGCCCGGTTCATGATCCATTCGCCGCCATGACCAACCTCGTAACCCTTGTATATACCGCCCAGTTCGGC from Mucilaginibacter inviolabilis includes the following:
- a CDS encoding AraC family transcriptional regulator, with translation MKPQLLKVSAGPAQSFSVRQDLIPCINNRWHYHPEIELIHFKKGSGTQFVGDNIRPFNAGDIVMIGAYLPHYWRFDDVYFAKEETAPVDIRVAHFCENFWGNGFLQLPENKMIKTVLEKARRGIQITGRAKNAIAGIMENLLTAEGSKRIILLMEALNIIAGYEHADILSSIGFSPNMDKSGNDCINVIYEYSLANFKNKIHMDELADLAGISPNSFCRYFKSRTRKTYSKFLLEIRVGHACKLLIENRLPLKQLCYESGFNNFTNFHKYFKQITGKSPLNYQREFIQTKTSSW
- a CDS encoding alpha-L-fucosidase; its protein translation is MKKLFIACLLSVFFIPSVFAQKELSRDERMKWWREARFGMFIHWGDYAELGGIYKGYEVGHGGEWIMNRAKIPVAEYQQFAKKFNPVKYDADAWVKQAKEAGMKYIVITAKHHDGFAMFKSNASKWNIADATPYGKDVLKPLAAACKKYGIKLGFYYSQAQDWNNPGGAAARKVSAEGWPNPDSAKIDAYTKDHTGHWDPAQTTSTMAEYIDRVAVPQVKELLTNYGDVAVIWWDTPTNMTDEFAQKLNDVLKLQPNIITNDRLKRPNFAGDYKTPEQKIPNLSELDGKDWETCMTMNGTWGYKSYDHKWKSPETLIHNLVDIASKGGNYLLNVGPNAEGEFPQESIASLKKMGEWMKVNGEAIYATKASPLPALSWGRCTLKPNGKNTILYLSVFNWPADGKLVVPGLKNEIVNAKMLAGGTTLKTDASNDGVTINVPANATDNIATVIKVEVKGAVASQTANQNGKMKTGALD